From the genome of Haloarcula taiwanensis:
TGCACCCATCGCTGAGCCAGCGACAGTTCGTTCTCTAGCTGCTGGAGATGCTCCAGTTCGCGCGCCAGGTCGTGAAAGTCCCCGTCAGATGTGGCCCCAACGTCTATCGAGAGGTGGCGACAGGAGGGCATCTCGAACTCGGGGTTTGCCGGATAGGCGCTTTTGGTACCAAACTCGTACGGAGAGACGCGGACCTCCAGACGGAGGTTCCGGGCGATAGAGAAGTACTTTCGGCGTTGGTCGTCCGTCCGGGAGTCGACGAGGCCGGCGTCTTCGAGCTTCTGCAGGTGGTCGATGACCGCTTTCGGACTGACACCGATGTACTCGCTGATTTCGGTGACGTAGCAGGGTTTGTGTGCGAGTAGTTTGAGAATCCGCCGGCGATTGGCGTTTCCAAGGAGATTGAGTAGCTCGGCGGAGTCCATCGATACGTAGGTAGCGGGTCACGGTTCAAAAGTATGACTCTCGTCGGGCGGTTTGCTGGTGTGTCCCCCGCTCAGCGACCGGGTAGGCCCGCGACCCCTATGCGCCGCCGTTCCCGTTGCCCTGACTGCCGCCGTTTCCTCGGTCATTGTCCTGGCCGTTGCCGCCGTCGTTTCCTTGGTCACTACCCTGGCCGCTTCCTTGGTCACCGCCGTCGTTGCCCCCGTCGCCTCCGTTATTTCCCTGGTCCCCGGCCTGGTCGTTTCCGCTATCGTTTCCCTGCCCCTCCCCGCTGTCGTTCCCCTGGTCGCCTTCGTTACCGTTCTGGCTGGTATCGCCGTCGTTGCTCTGGTCGTTTCCGTTATTTCCCCGGTCTCCTTCGTCACCGTTTCCCTGGTCCCCGGCCTGGTCGTTGCCCTGCTCACCCCCGTCGCTGCCTTGGTCGCTCCCGTTACCGTTTCCCTCGTCGTTGCCCCCCTCGCCCGCATCACCGTCGGAATCCGTCTCGGACGAGCCGTCGGCCCCGTCGTTTCCGGATTCGTCGGCGTCAGAACCGTTCTCCCCGCCAGCGCCGTTTCTGGCATCGTTGCCGCTGTCGTCGCTGTCCTCGGTGCCGGACGCTCCACGCTCCCCGTTTTCGTTCCCGTTGCCCCGTTCCGCCCCCCTGTCAGACTCGTTTCCCTCGTTCCCGGCCGCGCCGTCTGCCCCCTCGCTATCGCCGTCGGTACCCCTGTCAGCGGGTGGGCCTCCCTCGGTCTCGTTTTCCTGCTGTCCGGGGGCATCGTCAGGTGGGCCTCGCTCGCTACTGTTTCCCTGCTGTCCGGGAGCCTCGCCGGGCGGGCCTCGGTTGCTCTCGTTGGCACCCCGGTCGGGCGTCTCGGCTGGCGGCCCCCGGTCGCTATCGTTGACTCCGGCGCCGTCGGGCGGTCCTGCTTCGCTCCGGTTGACGCCAGCGTCGTCGGGCGGTCCCTGTTCATCCGGGCCAGCGGTCCCCGGCGGTCCGGCGATACCCCGAGCAATCGATGCGACCTGCTGACCGGAAAGCTTGCTTGCGTTTTGTTTCAACCGTTCCAGTGCAGTGTCGTTTACACCGGTCTGTTCGGCCGCTGCATCGGTATCGTTAATCGCGGTCTGCAGGCCCGCAATCTCTGCGGTGAGTCGGCTCTGCTGTGCCACGTAGGCCTGCTCACTGATGCTTCCGTTCTCGTATCGCTGTTCGAGCGTGGCGTTTCGCTCCTGTAGCCGTTCGAGCCGGCGTTCGAGCGAGCCCGCCCGCTTCGTGACCAGCTCGGCTCGTTCAGTGCCGTTCGATTGGTTGTATGTCGACCGCCACATCCCGTTCTCGACCGTGTCGTTCGCGGCGGCAGCGTTCGACTGGAGGAACGCCGTGAGTTGCGTTCCCATTCCGCTGGCAGACTCGTTCTGCGTGGC
Proteins encoded in this window:
- a CDS encoding MarR family transcriptional regulator, with product MDSAELLNLLGNANRRRILKLLAHKPCYVTEISEYIGVSPKAVIDHLQKLEDAGLVDSRTDDQRRKYFSIARNLRLEVRVSPYEFGTKSAYPANPEFEMPSCRHLSIDVGATSDGDFHDLARELEHLQQLENELSLAQRWVQARMTDVRDRIDSGFENGDGRLYAELVSGLANGIDTVPALAREIEAPPEIVEEALTRLAEDDVVERTDDGWEIV